Proteins encoded within one genomic window of Aurantiacibacter spongiae:
- a CDS encoding CPBP family intramembrane glutamic endopeptidase encodes MVLVDSLVLLVVLCGLAWMSWRDSRDYAAFKKFDSSADRVRFYRRWTVVPMALFGVGGLAVLLTFGRLDSLYSVPVEFAPLIAPFEAASEPEGSSFETVLGMAIGLLLGLTITAVVWRRRLKKMSQPVVGDIEALLPRNGKEVACCIPLALNAGISEEIFYRVALPLLVLEATGSISASLMISIAAFGLAHWYQGLKGVLATSAMGALFFWFYLSSGSVIKPIAMHVLIDMIGLVIRPLVSQYLARRRASAEASEGALPAMPAGAATVVETEAST; translated from the coding sequence ATGGTGTTGGTAGACAGTTTGGTCCTTCTGGTCGTGCTGTGCGGGCTCGCGTGGATGTCTTGGCGCGATTCGCGCGACTACGCAGCTTTCAAGAAGTTTGATTCCAGCGCGGACCGGGTTCGCTTCTACCGCCGATGGACTGTCGTTCCGATGGCGCTTTTCGGTGTCGGCGGGTTAGCCGTGCTGCTGACCTTCGGAAGACTGGACTCACTATACTCAGTGCCCGTTGAATTCGCGCCATTGATCGCTCCCTTCGAGGCAGCTTCGGAACCCGAAGGTTCCAGCTTTGAAACGGTGCTCGGAATGGCAATTGGCTTGCTTCTAGGCCTTACCATCACGGCCGTGGTCTGGCGTCGGCGGTTGAAGAAGATGTCACAACCGGTGGTCGGCGACATTGAAGCTCTTCTGCCGCGCAACGGAAAGGAGGTGGCATGCTGCATCCCTCTGGCTTTGAATGCCGGCATCAGCGAGGAAATCTTCTATCGCGTCGCTCTCCCGCTGTTGGTGCTGGAAGCTACCGGATCAATATCGGCGTCGCTGATGATCTCGATCGCGGCATTCGGATTGGCGCACTGGTATCAGGGTTTGAAGGGTGTTCTCGCGACCAGTGCGATGGGTGCGCTCTTCTTCTGGTTCTATCTCTCGAGCGGATCCGTCATCAAGCCGATTGCGATGCACGTGCTCATCGATATGATCGGCTTGGTGATCAGGCCTTTGGTTTCCCAGTATCTGGCTAGGCGACGTGCAAGTGCAGAGGCGAGTGAGGGGGCCTTGCCAGCAATGCCGGCAGGAGCAGCTACGGTTGTCGAGACGGAGGCAAGCACATGA
- a CDS encoding DUF421 domain-containing protein: MNESIDTWFNGLDRLESVAISAVVFYFLIILMTRLAGKRTTGQMNNFDWIVTVAVGSLAASGILLKDVSIADAALSIVILFALQWLVTWFVLRSDIVCRLIKARPRLLLDNGRIKQEAMRQERISQAEIYAVLREQGFARLTDANWVILENDGKMTVIPHSDTPLEDAELMSDVARDSEAK; this comes from the coding sequence ATGAACGAATCCATCGACACCTGGTTCAATGGCCTCGATCGCCTCGAAAGCGTGGCGATCAGCGCAGTCGTGTTCTACTTTCTTATCATCCTGATGACCCGCCTTGCGGGCAAACGAACCACCGGGCAGATGAACAATTTTGACTGGATCGTTACGGTAGCGGTAGGTAGTCTTGCTGCCTCGGGCATATTGCTTAAGGACGTGAGCATCGCTGATGCCGCGCTTTCAATCGTCATCCTGTTTGCTTTGCAATGGCTGGTAACATGGTTCGTCCTGCGCAGCGATATCGTGTGCAGACTGATCAAGGCCCGCCCCCGCCTGTTGCTCGACAATGGACGGATAAAACAGGAGGCAATGCGGCAGGAACGGATCTCGCAGGCTGAGATCTACGCGGTGTTACGCGAGCAAGGCTTCGCTCGGCTCACGGATGCGAACTGGGTCATCCTCGAGAACGATGGCAAGATGACCGTCATTCCGCATAGCGACACTCCCCTTGAAGACGCGGAATTGATGAGTGATGTTGCCCGGGACTCGGAAGCCAAATAA
- a CDS encoding DUF3618 domain-containing protein has translation MTDTDTRDPDEIEREIRQTQREMSRTVDTIGEQFTPRSLLNALLDKAEENDVDARAILDGARRNPIALGLIAAGGIWLISDSDAKLSTFKSSDDDAMTGDSWIDGPEHLHHRGYVDHMARIEPRADEDDLSYRRRRDDARASYLMIERGHDEEESGFRKRLDDATEQMRQRRDHLVQQASSLGRKSREQGDRATEKVQGAYYDNPILGGLAAALVGAIAGAAIPATRTEEEQLGSLGAKALDKAEGHAEHLAEKARAKKDEVVSKAENKMAAEEKSTSASPSAG, from the coding sequence ATGACCGATACCGACACCCGCGATCCGGACGAGATCGAACGGGAAATCCGCCAGACCCAGCGCGAGATGAGCCGAACCGTCGACACGATCGGCGAGCAGTTTACCCCCCGCAGCCTTCTCAACGCCTTGCTCGATAAGGCGGAAGAGAACGATGTCGATGCTCGCGCGATCCTTGACGGTGCGCGCCGCAACCCGATAGCTTTGGGGCTGATCGCTGCCGGTGGCATCTGGCTCATAAGTGACAGCGATGCCAAACTTTCGACCTTCAAGTCCTCGGACGACGATGCGATGACAGGCGACAGCTGGATCGATGGCCCTGAGCATCTTCACCACCGCGGTTATGTCGATCATATGGCTCGCATCGAACCGCGCGCCGACGAGGACGACCTCAGCTACCGCCGGCGACGCGACGATGCGCGAGCAAGCTACCTTATGATCGAGCGCGGTCACGACGAGGAGGAAAGCGGCTTCCGGAAGCGGCTCGACGACGCGACCGAGCAGATGCGACAACGGCGCGATCATCTCGTGCAGCAAGCGAGTTCTTTGGGCCGCAAGTCGCGCGAGCAAGGCGACCGAGCTACAGAGAAGGTTCAGGGCGCATACTACGATAATCCTATTCTGGGTGGTTTGGCGGCTGCGTTGGTCGGAGCAATTGCTGGTGCCGCTATTCCCGCGACGCGGACCGAGGAAGAGCAACTGGGATCCCTCGGAGCGAAGGCGCTCGACAAGGCCGAAGGGCACGCCGAGCACCTCGCCGAGAAGGCGCGCGCTAAAAAGGATGAAGTGGTATCGAAGGCCGAGAATAAGATGGCGGCGGAAGAAAAGTCGACAAGCGCTTCGCCTTCGGCAGGATAA
- a CDS encoding YihY/virulence factor BrkB family protein, protein MRTKDELSDDHVSVVSAGVAFFGLLAAFPAIAATISIAGLIVDPAVIETQIEAWTGALPADAARILQAQARKVATGADTSLGWAALLSTLLAIYGASKGMKTLMEGMNVAYDEDEDRGFVRLNLVALSLTVLLIIALLVAIGFMLGVPILLDAIGISANWEAVLTYARWLVLAIIAVGGLSVLYRYGPSRDDPKWRWITPGSSLAILIWIAGSIGFSFYVRNFGSYNETYGTLGGVIVLLTWLWLSAYIVLLGAELDSEIEHQTRKDTTTGAPEAMGERGAVVADTVGETKE, encoded by the coding sequence TTGCGGACCAAGGACGAACTGAGCGACGATCATGTGTCCGTGGTGTCCGCCGGCGTTGCCTTCTTCGGCCTGTTGGCGGCCTTTCCAGCGATCGCGGCGACGATCTCGATAGCCGGCCTTATCGTCGATCCCGCGGTGATCGAGACGCAGATCGAAGCTTGGACGGGTGCACTGCCCGCCGATGCAGCGCGCATTCTGCAGGCCCAAGCTCGAAAGGTGGCGACGGGGGCCGACACGTCGCTGGGTTGGGCGGCGCTGCTCAGCACCCTGTTGGCGATCTATGGCGCGTCGAAAGGCATGAAGACGTTGATGGAAGGTATGAACGTCGCCTACGACGAGGACGAGGATCGCGGGTTCGTCCGGCTCAATCTCGTGGCGCTTAGCCTGACCGTATTGCTGATCATCGCGCTTCTCGTCGCGATCGGTTTCATGCTCGGAGTCCCAATCCTGCTCGATGCGATCGGCATCTCCGCGAACTGGGAAGCGGTGCTGACATACGCGCGTTGGCTCGTGCTGGCAATCATCGCGGTGGGCGGCCTATCCGTGTTGTATCGCTATGGTCCCTCGCGCGACGATCCAAAGTGGCGCTGGATCACGCCGGGCTCGTCGTTGGCTATCCTCATCTGGATCGCAGGCTCGATAGGCTTCTCGTTCTATGTCCGCAATTTCGGCAGCTATAACGAGACCTACGGCACATTGGGTGGTGTCATCGTCCTACTGACCTGGTTGTGGCTGTCGGCCTACATCGTGCTTCTGGGCGCGGAACTGGATTCCGAGATCGAGCACCAGACTCGCAAGGATACGACCACGGGAGCTCCCGAGGCGATGGGTGAGCGTGGCGCGGTCGTGGCGGACACCGTCGGCGAGACCAAGGAGTAG
- a CDS encoding acyl-CoA thioester hydrolase/BAAT C-terminal domain-containing protein translates to MDVPILVLAGAEDGIWPSWISAERIRQRLVAAGKSDIVEVRTYPGAGHSLVSVGFGGPFSVFAYNPSLEGYMDFGGTPNGNCDAGFQSSRAVVEFLEAVDRSTQQGS, encoded by the coding sequence ATCGACGTTCCGATCCTGGTTCTAGCCGGCGCGGAAGACGGTATCTGGCCATCCTGGATCAGCGCCGAGCGGATCAGGCAGAGGCTGGTCGCAGCGGGAAAAAGCGATATTGTCGAGGTGCGGACGTATCCCGGCGCTGGGCACAGTCTTGTCTCAGTGGGATTTGGTGGTCCCTTCTCGGTGTTCGCCTACAATCCTTCACTCGAAGGCTACATGGACTTCGGAGGCACACCGAATGGCAACTGCGATGCTGGCTTCCAAAGCAGCCGGGCCGTCGTCGAATTTCTTGAAGCGGTCGATCGCAGCACTCAACAGGGCAGCTAG
- a CDS encoding phage holin family protein: MNRDPHTTDISGQARNDTSNENVVDLLGKLTHQGAHLAQEQLNLVQAEMREAVNDIKQAIAASLGAAVVGIAGLGVLLMGLAYLLGDAIDDLGLGTLIVGVITLIIAGILFMGARKKLAATNLSPQRTIETAERTPDAATGNLTGPGAR; the protein is encoded by the coding sequence ATGAACCGCGATCCGCATACGACCGACATCAGCGGTCAAGCCCGCAATGACACCTCGAACGAGAACGTTGTCGATTTGCTCGGCAAACTGACCCACCAGGGCGCCCATCTCGCCCAGGAACAGTTGAATCTTGTGCAGGCTGAAATGCGCGAGGCGGTCAACGACATCAAGCAGGCGATCGCGGCCAGCCTCGGCGCCGCGGTGGTCGGCATCGCGGGTCTGGGCGTGCTGCTGATGGGGCTCGCTTATCTCCTGGGTGATGCGATCGACGATCTGGGTCTTGGCACCCTTATCGTCGGCGTCATCACGCTCATCATCGCTGGCATCCTCTTCATGGGGGCGCGCAAGAAGCTCGCCGCAACCAACCTATCCCCGCAACGCACGATAGAGACCGCCGAGCGCACGCCCGACGCGGCGACCGGCAACCTCACCGGACCTGGAGCACGCTAA
- a CDS encoding winged helix-turn-helix domain-containing protein — translation MSVGLDEMFNASARLQIAAILLRADEAEFSVIRDVIEVSDSALSKHLSTLSEAGYVSIKKAPRNGRQRTWAALTSKGRRAFQQHVKALQEMIMVADEKIGDTASD, via the coding sequence ATGAGCGTGGGTCTCGACGAGATGTTCAACGCTTCCGCGCGCCTGCAGATCGCAGCAATTCTTCTCCGCGCCGACGAAGCCGAATTCTCGGTCATTCGAGACGTCATCGAGGTGAGTGACTCGGCTCTTTCGAAACATCTCTCGACACTCTCAGAAGCGGGCTATGTGTCGATCAAGAAAGCGCCGCGGAACGGCCGCCAGCGAACTTGGGCAGCGCTCACGTCGAAGGGCCGACGGGCCTTTCAGCAGCACGTGAAGGCGCTCCAGGAAATGATCATGGTAGCGGACGAGAAGATCGGTGATACTGCTTCGGACTAG